A part of Doryrhamphus excisus isolate RoL2022-K1 chromosome 8, RoL_Dexc_1.0, whole genome shotgun sequence genomic DNA contains:
- the LOC131134697 gene encoding vomeronasal type-2 receptor 1 isoform X6 — MKHLMHLFWLLCLDTPRQSLSSMPICTGKQSMEIGGFLLGLSVFLHFHISVSSEATCMLKEKFNLNGYKDVEKKKVIIGGMFPVHKTIALSDANTSRLPVSSGCEGFNYRAFRWTQTMVFAIQEINHMDDLLPNTDLGYVIYDSCFTISKAVEGTLTYLTGQDEAVPNYRCGTGAPLAALVGAGGSDLSIATARILGLYHFPQVSYCSSCSALESKFQFPTFLRTIPNDRHQSTAMAQLVLHFGWTWVGTIAADDDYGKYGIKDFKEQVEEAGVCISFSETLPKVNSPEDIHRIVQTVVESTAKIIVVFSSDVNLSPLVLELLRQNVTNRTWIASEAWVTSALINQPGVSSVLGGTIGFAVKRADIPGLQQHLLDLDPYDDPLTEEFWETLFNCTLDYSTALRKSKDRASVLNGTATKAIGTLPDGLCTGSESLARLNSTYSDISQLRITYSVYKAVYAVAHALHNLEHCKEGQGPFIGIGCADITKFEPWQLMYYLKNVRFKVPHTDEEVYFTDGDVEGFYDIINWGVESNGEISYVTVGRYNASATLDERMTIINDSIVWNNEALEPPHSVCSEDCKPGTRKGIRQGEPVCCFDCIPCADGEISNMTNARECALCRGDHWSNEAHDACVPKIIEFLAFGEPLGITLIVISTFGALVTIAVGVVLVMHLGTPLVKANDALLSFLLLFSLVVTFLCSIVFLGEPQHWSCMTSQVALALGFALCLSSLMGKAAVLMLRAQAIKAARARSKAAAKAAKAAANSGSPDVVVANTANLGDALVATAQPDLLTSGHQRAIALTATLIQALACTVWLIILPPYPRKNTSAQNIKIILECNEGSVVFISSIFAYDILLALLAFIFAFLARKLEDHFSEAKCITFSMLVFFIVWISFIPAYLSTRGKFMRR; from the exons ATGAAACACCTGATGCACCTGTTTTGGTTGCTTTGTCTCGACACTCCACGGCAGTCGCTCTCCTCAATGCCCATCTGCACTGGAAAACAAAGCATGGAAATTGGTGGCTTTTTACTGGGATTAAGCGTCTTTCTCCATTTTCACATCTCTGTCTCCTCAGAGGCCACGTGCATGCTGAAGGAAAAGTTCAACCTGAATGGCTACAAAGATGTCGAGAAAAAGAAGGTGATCATTGGGGGAATGTTTCCTGTCCACAAGACCATTGCTCTCAGTGATGCCAACACGTCACGGTTGCCCGTGTCTTCAGGATGTGAGGG ATTCAACTACCGCGCCTTCCGCTGGACCCAAACTATGGTGTTTGCCATCCAGGAAATAAACCACATGGACGACCTGCTGCCCAACACCGACCTGGGCTACGTCATCTACGACTCCTGCTTCACCATCTCCAAAGCTGTGGAAGGCACCCTCACTTACCTTACCGGCCAAGATGAGGCTGTACCAAACTACCGCTGTGGGACTGGGGCGCCCTTGGCCGCTCTTGTGGGAGCGGGGGGTTCTGACTTGTCCATTGCCACTGCCAGAATCCTCGGACTTTACCATTTTCCACAG GTCAGCTACTGTTCATCCTGCTCAGCCCTGGAGAGCAAGTTCCAGTTCCCAACTTTTCTGAGGACCATCCCCAATGACAGACACCAGTCAACAGCTATGGCCCAGCTGGTTCTTCACTTCGGTTGGACTTGGGTGGGAACTATTGCCGCTGATGATGACTACGGCAAGTACGGCATCAAAGACTTCAAGGAGCAGGTAGAAGAGGCCGGGGTTTGTATCTCCTTCTCTGAAACCCTACCTAAG GTGAATTCACCTGAAGACATTCACCGAATTGTCCAAACCGTAGTTGAGTCCACAGCCAAGATCATAGTAGTCTTTTCATCCGATGTTAACCTCAGTCCTCTGGTTCTTGAGCTGCTTCGTCAAAACGTGACCAATCGCACTTGGATTGCCAGTGAGGCCTGGGTCACCTCAGCTCTCATTAACCAGCCAGGG GTAAGCTCAGTTCTGGGTGGTACCATTGGCTTTGCGGTGAAGAGGGCTGACATTCCTGGTCTTCAGCAGCATCTTTTAGACCTGGACCCTTACGATGACCCTCTCACTGAGGAATTCTGGGAGACG CTGTTTAACTGCACACTGGACTATAGCACAGCCCTAAGAAAGTCCAAAGACAGAGCCAGTGTGTTAAATGGCACAGCAACCAAGGCAATCGGGACTCTTCCTGATGGTTTATGCACCGGCAGTGAGTCCCTTGCACGGCTCAACAGCACCTACTCTGACATCTCACAGCTACGAATCACCTACAG TGTGTACAAAGCGGTGTACGCTGTTGCTCATGCCTTGCACAACCTGGAGCACTGCAAGGAGGGACAGGGGCCATTCATTGGGATCGGCTGTGCTGACATCACCAAGTTTGAGCCATGGCAG CTGATGTACTACCTGAAGAATGTCCGCTTCAAAGTGCCGCACACAGATGAGGAGGTCTACTTCACGGATGGAGATGTAGAGGGCTTTTATGACATCATTAACTGGGGCGTTGAAAGTAATGGGGAAATATCATACGTCACTGTGGGACGCTACAATGCTAGTGCAACTTTGGATGAGAGGATGACCATCATCAATGATTCCATTGTGTGGAACAATGAAGCTCTTGAG CCTCCTCATTCAGTGTGCAGCGAGGACTGCAAGCCGGGTACCAGAAAAGGAATCCGACAGGGAGAACCGGTCTGCTGCTTTGACTGCATCCCGTGTGCTGATGGCGAGATAAGCAACATGACTA ATGCTCGTGAGTGCGCCTTGTGCAGGGGGGATCACTGGTCCAATGAAGCTCATGACGCCTGTGTACCAAAAATCATTGAGTTCCTGGCATTTGGAGAGCCACTGGGCATCACTCTTATCGTCATCTCCACTTTTGGTGCTCTCGTCACCATTGCCGTCGGG GTGGTGTTGGTCATGCACTTGGGCACTCCTCTGGTGAAAGCCAATGATGCTCTATTAAGCTTCTTATTGCTCTTCTCATTGGTGGTGACGTTCCTCTGCTCCATCGTCTTCCTCGGAGAGCCTCAGCACTGGAGCTGCATGACCAGCCAAGTAGCCTTGGCTTTGGGCTTCGCTCTATGTCTTTCCTCCCTCATgg GCAAGGCAGCAGTGCTGATGCTAAGAGCTCAGGCTATAAAAGCGGCCCGTGCCAGATCCAAAGCAGCTGCCAAAGCCGCAAAAGCAGCAGCCAACAGCGGCAGTCCTGACGTCGTTGTAGCCAACACCGCCAATCTCGGTGATGCGCTGGTTGCTACCGCTCAGCCTGATCTTCTCACTTCTGGACACCAAAGGGCAATAGCGCTTACGGCAACATTAATTCAG GCTTTAGCTTGTACCGTGTGGCTCATCATCTTGCCCCCCTATCCGAGGAAGAACACCTCAGCtcagaatatcaaaataattCTGGAGTGCAATGAAGGCTCTGTCGTCTTCATCTCCAGCATCTTTGCCTATGACATCCTGCTGGCTCTGCTGGCGTTCATCTTCGCTTTCTTGGCCCGAAAACTAGAAGACCACTTCAG TGAGGCCAAGTGTATCACCTTCAGTATGCTGGTTTTCTTCATTGTGTGGATCTCCTTCATCCCGGCGTACCTCAGCACGCGAGGGAAGTTCATG AGGAGATGA
- the LOC131134697 gene encoding vomeronasal type-2 receptor 1 isoform X1 — translation MKHLMHLFWLLCLDTPRQSLSSMPICTGKQSMEIGGFLLGLSVFLHFHISVSSEATCMLKEKFNLNGYKDVEKKKVIIGGMFPVHKTIALSDANTSRLPVSSGCEGFNYRAFRWTQTMVFAIQEINHMDDLLPNTDLGYVIYDSCFTISKAVEGTLTYLTGQDEAVPNYRCGTGAPLAALVGAGGSDLSIATARILGLYHFPQVSYCSSCSALESKFQFPTFLRTIPNDRHQSTAMAQLVLHFGWTWVGTIAADDDYGKYGIKDFKEQVEEAGVCISFSETLPKVNSPEDIHRIVQTVVESTAKIIVVFSSDVNLSPLVLELLRQNVTNRTWIASEAWVTSALINQPGVSSVLGGTIGFAVKRADIPGLQQHLLDLDPYDDPLTEEFWETLFNCTLDYSTALRKSKDRASVLNGTATKAIGTLPDGLCTGSESLARLNSTYSDISQLRITYSVYKAVYAVAHALHNLEHCKEGQGPFIGIGCADITKFEPWQLMYYLKNVRFKVPHTDEEVYFTDGDVEGFYDIINWGVESNGEISYVTVGRYNASATLDERMTIINDSIVWNNEALEPPHSVCSEDCKPGTRKGIRQGEPVCCFDCIPCADGEISNMTNARECALCRGDHWSNEAHDACVPKIIEFLAFGEPLGITLIVISTFGALVTIAVGVVLVMHLGTPLVKANDALLSFLLLFSLVVTFLCSIVFLGEPQHWSCMTSQVALALGFALCLSSLMGKAAVLMLRAQAIKAARARSKAAAKAAKAAANSGSPDVVVANTANLGDALVATAQPDLLTSGHQRAIALTATLIQALACTVWLIILPPYPRKNTSAQNIKIILECNEGSVVFISSIFAYDILLALLAFIFAFLARKLEDHFSEAKCITFSMLVFFIVWISFIPAYLSTRGKFMVAVQIFAILASSFGILACIFLPKCYILLIKPERNTEEMMRPHGKPRDGISTGTSASLATAATDVNATTASTAIDD, via the exons ATGAAACACCTGATGCACCTGTTTTGGTTGCTTTGTCTCGACACTCCACGGCAGTCGCTCTCCTCAATGCCCATCTGCACTGGAAAACAAAGCATGGAAATTGGTGGCTTTTTACTGGGATTAAGCGTCTTTCTCCATTTTCACATCTCTGTCTCCTCAGAGGCCACGTGCATGCTGAAGGAAAAGTTCAACCTGAATGGCTACAAAGATGTCGAGAAAAAGAAGGTGATCATTGGGGGAATGTTTCCTGTCCACAAGACCATTGCTCTCAGTGATGCCAACACGTCACGGTTGCCCGTGTCTTCAGGATGTGAGGG ATTCAACTACCGCGCCTTCCGCTGGACCCAAACTATGGTGTTTGCCATCCAGGAAATAAACCACATGGACGACCTGCTGCCCAACACCGACCTGGGCTACGTCATCTACGACTCCTGCTTCACCATCTCCAAAGCTGTGGAAGGCACCCTCACTTACCTTACCGGCCAAGATGAGGCTGTACCAAACTACCGCTGTGGGACTGGGGCGCCCTTGGCCGCTCTTGTGGGAGCGGGGGGTTCTGACTTGTCCATTGCCACTGCCAGAATCCTCGGACTTTACCATTTTCCACAG GTCAGCTACTGTTCATCCTGCTCAGCCCTGGAGAGCAAGTTCCAGTTCCCAACTTTTCTGAGGACCATCCCCAATGACAGACACCAGTCAACAGCTATGGCCCAGCTGGTTCTTCACTTCGGTTGGACTTGGGTGGGAACTATTGCCGCTGATGATGACTACGGCAAGTACGGCATCAAAGACTTCAAGGAGCAGGTAGAAGAGGCCGGGGTTTGTATCTCCTTCTCTGAAACCCTACCTAAG GTGAATTCACCTGAAGACATTCACCGAATTGTCCAAACCGTAGTTGAGTCCACAGCCAAGATCATAGTAGTCTTTTCATCCGATGTTAACCTCAGTCCTCTGGTTCTTGAGCTGCTTCGTCAAAACGTGACCAATCGCACTTGGATTGCCAGTGAGGCCTGGGTCACCTCAGCTCTCATTAACCAGCCAGGG GTAAGCTCAGTTCTGGGTGGTACCATTGGCTTTGCGGTGAAGAGGGCTGACATTCCTGGTCTTCAGCAGCATCTTTTAGACCTGGACCCTTACGATGACCCTCTCACTGAGGAATTCTGGGAGACG CTGTTTAACTGCACACTGGACTATAGCACAGCCCTAAGAAAGTCCAAAGACAGAGCCAGTGTGTTAAATGGCACAGCAACCAAGGCAATCGGGACTCTTCCTGATGGTTTATGCACCGGCAGTGAGTCCCTTGCACGGCTCAACAGCACCTACTCTGACATCTCACAGCTACGAATCACCTACAG TGTGTACAAAGCGGTGTACGCTGTTGCTCATGCCTTGCACAACCTGGAGCACTGCAAGGAGGGACAGGGGCCATTCATTGGGATCGGCTGTGCTGACATCACCAAGTTTGAGCCATGGCAG CTGATGTACTACCTGAAGAATGTCCGCTTCAAAGTGCCGCACACAGATGAGGAGGTCTACTTCACGGATGGAGATGTAGAGGGCTTTTATGACATCATTAACTGGGGCGTTGAAAGTAATGGGGAAATATCATACGTCACTGTGGGACGCTACAATGCTAGTGCAACTTTGGATGAGAGGATGACCATCATCAATGATTCCATTGTGTGGAACAATGAAGCTCTTGAG CCTCCTCATTCAGTGTGCAGCGAGGACTGCAAGCCGGGTACCAGAAAAGGAATCCGACAGGGAGAACCGGTCTGCTGCTTTGACTGCATCCCGTGTGCTGATGGCGAGATAAGCAACATGACTA ATGCTCGTGAGTGCGCCTTGTGCAGGGGGGATCACTGGTCCAATGAAGCTCATGACGCCTGTGTACCAAAAATCATTGAGTTCCTGGCATTTGGAGAGCCACTGGGCATCACTCTTATCGTCATCTCCACTTTTGGTGCTCTCGTCACCATTGCCGTCGGG GTGGTGTTGGTCATGCACTTGGGCACTCCTCTGGTGAAAGCCAATGATGCTCTATTAAGCTTCTTATTGCTCTTCTCATTGGTGGTGACGTTCCTCTGCTCCATCGTCTTCCTCGGAGAGCCTCAGCACTGGAGCTGCATGACCAGCCAAGTAGCCTTGGCTTTGGGCTTCGCTCTATGTCTTTCCTCCCTCATgg GCAAGGCAGCAGTGCTGATGCTAAGAGCTCAGGCTATAAAAGCGGCCCGTGCCAGATCCAAAGCAGCTGCCAAAGCCGCAAAAGCAGCAGCCAACAGCGGCAGTCCTGACGTCGTTGTAGCCAACACCGCCAATCTCGGTGATGCGCTGGTTGCTACCGCTCAGCCTGATCTTCTCACTTCTGGACACCAAAGGGCAATAGCGCTTACGGCAACATTAATTCAG GCTTTAGCTTGTACCGTGTGGCTCATCATCTTGCCCCCCTATCCGAGGAAGAACACCTCAGCtcagaatatcaaaataattCTGGAGTGCAATGAAGGCTCTGTCGTCTTCATCTCCAGCATCTTTGCCTATGACATCCTGCTGGCTCTGCTGGCGTTCATCTTCGCTTTCTTGGCCCGAAAACTAGAAGACCACTTCAG TGAGGCCAAGTGTATCACCTTCAGTATGCTGGTTTTCTTCATTGTGTGGATCTCCTTCATCCCGGCGTACCTCAGCACGCGAGGGAAGTTCATGGTAGCCGTGCAGATTTTTGCAATCTTGGCCTCCAGTTTTGGTATACTGGCCTGCATTTTTCTGCCAAAGTGTTACATTCTCCTGATCAAACCTGAACGCAACACAGAGGAGATGATGAGACCACACGGAAAACCACGTGACGGGATCTCGACTGGGACATCAGCATCGCTTGCCACCGCCGCTACCGATGTCAATGCTACGACTGCATCCACTGCTATTGATGATTAA
- the LOC131134697 gene encoding vomeronasal type-2 receptor 1 isoform X2, with amino-acid sequence MKHLMHLFWLLCLDTPRQSLSSMPICTGKQSMEIGGFLLGLSVFLHFHISVSSEATCMLKEKFNLNGYKDVEKKKVIIGGMFPVHKTIALSDANTSRLPVSSGCEGFNYRAFRWTQTMVFAIQEINHMDDLLPNTDLGYVIYDSCFTISKAVEGTLTYLTGQDEAVPNYRCGTGAPLAALVGAGGSDLSIATARILGLYHFPQVSYCSSCSALESKFQFPTFLRTIPNDRHQSTAMAQLVLHFGWTWVGTIAADDDYGKYGIKDFKEQVEEAGVCISFSETLPKVNSPEDIHRIVQTVVESTAKIIVVFSSDVNLSPLVLELLRQNVTNRTWIASEAWVTSALINQPGVSSVLGGTIGFAVKRADIPGLQQHLLDLDPYDDPLTEEFWETLFNCTLDYSTALRKSKDRASVLNGTATKAIGTLPDGLCTGSESLARLNSTYSDISQLRITYSVYKAVYAVAHALHNLEHCKEGQGPFIGIGCADITKFEPWQLMYYLKNVRFKVPHTDEEVYFTDGDVEGFYDIINWGVESNGEISYVTVGRYNASATLDERMTIINDSIVWNNEALEPPHSVCSEDCKPGTRKGIRQGEPVCCFDCIPCADGEISNMTNARECALCRGDHWSNEAHDACVPKIIEFLAFGEPLGITLIVISTFGALVTIAVGVVLVMHLGTPLVKANDALLSFLLLFSLVVTFLCSIVFLGEPQHWSCMTSQVALALGFALCLSSLMGKAAVLMLRAQAIKAARARSKAAAKAAKAAANSGSPDVVVANTANLGDALVATAQPDLLTSGHQRAIALTATLIQALACTVWLIILPPYPRKNTSAQNIKIILECNEGSVVFISSIFAYDILLALLAFIFAFLARKLEDHFSEAKCITFSMLVFFIVWISFIPAYLSTRGKFMVAVQIFAILASSFEEMMRPHGKPRDGISTGTSASLATAATDVNATTASTAIDD; translated from the exons ATGAAACACCTGATGCACCTGTTTTGGTTGCTTTGTCTCGACACTCCACGGCAGTCGCTCTCCTCAATGCCCATCTGCACTGGAAAACAAAGCATGGAAATTGGTGGCTTTTTACTGGGATTAAGCGTCTTTCTCCATTTTCACATCTCTGTCTCCTCAGAGGCCACGTGCATGCTGAAGGAAAAGTTCAACCTGAATGGCTACAAAGATGTCGAGAAAAAGAAGGTGATCATTGGGGGAATGTTTCCTGTCCACAAGACCATTGCTCTCAGTGATGCCAACACGTCACGGTTGCCCGTGTCTTCAGGATGTGAGGG ATTCAACTACCGCGCCTTCCGCTGGACCCAAACTATGGTGTTTGCCATCCAGGAAATAAACCACATGGACGACCTGCTGCCCAACACCGACCTGGGCTACGTCATCTACGACTCCTGCTTCACCATCTCCAAAGCTGTGGAAGGCACCCTCACTTACCTTACCGGCCAAGATGAGGCTGTACCAAACTACCGCTGTGGGACTGGGGCGCCCTTGGCCGCTCTTGTGGGAGCGGGGGGTTCTGACTTGTCCATTGCCACTGCCAGAATCCTCGGACTTTACCATTTTCCACAG GTCAGCTACTGTTCATCCTGCTCAGCCCTGGAGAGCAAGTTCCAGTTCCCAACTTTTCTGAGGACCATCCCCAATGACAGACACCAGTCAACAGCTATGGCCCAGCTGGTTCTTCACTTCGGTTGGACTTGGGTGGGAACTATTGCCGCTGATGATGACTACGGCAAGTACGGCATCAAAGACTTCAAGGAGCAGGTAGAAGAGGCCGGGGTTTGTATCTCCTTCTCTGAAACCCTACCTAAG GTGAATTCACCTGAAGACATTCACCGAATTGTCCAAACCGTAGTTGAGTCCACAGCCAAGATCATAGTAGTCTTTTCATCCGATGTTAACCTCAGTCCTCTGGTTCTTGAGCTGCTTCGTCAAAACGTGACCAATCGCACTTGGATTGCCAGTGAGGCCTGGGTCACCTCAGCTCTCATTAACCAGCCAGGG GTAAGCTCAGTTCTGGGTGGTACCATTGGCTTTGCGGTGAAGAGGGCTGACATTCCTGGTCTTCAGCAGCATCTTTTAGACCTGGACCCTTACGATGACCCTCTCACTGAGGAATTCTGGGAGACG CTGTTTAACTGCACACTGGACTATAGCACAGCCCTAAGAAAGTCCAAAGACAGAGCCAGTGTGTTAAATGGCACAGCAACCAAGGCAATCGGGACTCTTCCTGATGGTTTATGCACCGGCAGTGAGTCCCTTGCACGGCTCAACAGCACCTACTCTGACATCTCACAGCTACGAATCACCTACAG TGTGTACAAAGCGGTGTACGCTGTTGCTCATGCCTTGCACAACCTGGAGCACTGCAAGGAGGGACAGGGGCCATTCATTGGGATCGGCTGTGCTGACATCACCAAGTTTGAGCCATGGCAG CTGATGTACTACCTGAAGAATGTCCGCTTCAAAGTGCCGCACACAGATGAGGAGGTCTACTTCACGGATGGAGATGTAGAGGGCTTTTATGACATCATTAACTGGGGCGTTGAAAGTAATGGGGAAATATCATACGTCACTGTGGGACGCTACAATGCTAGTGCAACTTTGGATGAGAGGATGACCATCATCAATGATTCCATTGTGTGGAACAATGAAGCTCTTGAG CCTCCTCATTCAGTGTGCAGCGAGGACTGCAAGCCGGGTACCAGAAAAGGAATCCGACAGGGAGAACCGGTCTGCTGCTTTGACTGCATCCCGTGTGCTGATGGCGAGATAAGCAACATGACTA ATGCTCGTGAGTGCGCCTTGTGCAGGGGGGATCACTGGTCCAATGAAGCTCATGACGCCTGTGTACCAAAAATCATTGAGTTCCTGGCATTTGGAGAGCCACTGGGCATCACTCTTATCGTCATCTCCACTTTTGGTGCTCTCGTCACCATTGCCGTCGGG GTGGTGTTGGTCATGCACTTGGGCACTCCTCTGGTGAAAGCCAATGATGCTCTATTAAGCTTCTTATTGCTCTTCTCATTGGTGGTGACGTTCCTCTGCTCCATCGTCTTCCTCGGAGAGCCTCAGCACTGGAGCTGCATGACCAGCCAAGTAGCCTTGGCTTTGGGCTTCGCTCTATGTCTTTCCTCCCTCATgg GCAAGGCAGCAGTGCTGATGCTAAGAGCTCAGGCTATAAAAGCGGCCCGTGCCAGATCCAAAGCAGCTGCCAAAGCCGCAAAAGCAGCAGCCAACAGCGGCAGTCCTGACGTCGTTGTAGCCAACACCGCCAATCTCGGTGATGCGCTGGTTGCTACCGCTCAGCCTGATCTTCTCACTTCTGGACACCAAAGGGCAATAGCGCTTACGGCAACATTAATTCAG GCTTTAGCTTGTACCGTGTGGCTCATCATCTTGCCCCCCTATCCGAGGAAGAACACCTCAGCtcagaatatcaaaataattCTGGAGTGCAATGAAGGCTCTGTCGTCTTCATCTCCAGCATCTTTGCCTATGACATCCTGCTGGCTCTGCTGGCGTTCATCTTCGCTTTCTTGGCCCGAAAACTAGAAGACCACTTCAG TGAGGCCAAGTGTATCACCTTCAGTATGCTGGTTTTCTTCATTGTGTGGATCTCCTTCATCCCGGCGTACCTCAGCACGCGAGGGAAGTTCATGGTAGCCGTGCAGATTTTTGCAATCTTGGCCTCCAGTTTTG AGGAGATGATGAGACCACACGGAAAACCACGTGACGGGATCTCGACTGGGACATCAGCATCGCTTGCCACCGCCGCTACCGATGTCAATGCTACGACTGCATCCACTGCTATTGATGATTAA